In Papaver somniferum cultivar HN1 chromosome 1, ASM357369v1, whole genome shotgun sequence, a genomic segment contains:
- the LOC113351461 gene encoding calcium-transporting ATPase 12, plasma membrane-type-like — translation MMLPVDHDIDSTQMELIERKNASTLTERNHNGNNNISITDPADDDLPTYTALSNDGYDNHADRLADIHLDIYSDDEDCNATNIITTMNNNTNSDNQEVLPLPTRINKDTLISILKERNLVTLGDHGGFEGIAASLATNLENGISPEAEDLQLRQAEYGTNTYLLESADPSKSFFHFLFRACKDFTIILLLCCAVISLGSGLKEEGQKNGWYDVTTLLITVFILVSVTSFRNYFSFRKSQKLVNKSKLEMTNVLRQGLLQEVFVSEVLVGDLVLLRSGDWVPADGLYLNGDNLKVDDGILHHKLTISHVQNPFLYYGAKVIHGSGQMLVISVGMNTTMGEMMSKCLILLVLLLRYFQGKKDDETGYPDQISKKTAADELMKAVERFVTRPRGIFASLANVFAVLLVGLHEGLPLVVSLSLSYWNDRTSKDHQVIICESSGGTTLGSMTSFVINKATLNQMKVDVFCIGEEITGGNNVPVISPEVVEMICDGVGAAILESGALSGPMEDPLLIPWAELNLGVDMEQLKQSRSVLISSSFGSDSKKRGSLMRKNEGARETLHLHWRGSAETILEMCSEYYNIDGIKNVLDDGKRDGFRQFIKDMDNKGLLSIAFAYSTITEGAEDDGVNEKVMITELRENNLILLLLLGVKYPCCPEARKTAVDALRNAGVSIKLVSAESLAVVKPIAIEYGIFVPEKDLNAIVLEGEDFRNFTAEERREKADRITVMGSASPSDKLLLVQSLHQKGQVVAFMGTRTVELPALREADVGLFMGTNNSAMTKESCDISIPNGNFASIVKVLLIGRSNYQNIRKFLQLELTTNISGILLTFVTTVFQGDTPITPLQLFLVNLTVGTLAALAMLTEAPTQELLEMRPIIQTQPIITKSMRRNIFVQVCYQAIVLLTFQLIKDGDILGMDRKVKKAMVFNGFVLCLVFNQFNARAPEKKNVFKGITGSHWFLVSVGVPIILEVLLMEFAEKFTGFPRLNKMQWLACILFAIMSWPIDYAVKSISSFFANRSIIGVPSCLSSTGPLQSTPSTSLSQLPTPLMKV, via the exons ATGATGTTGCCGGTTGATCATGATATTGACTCAACCCAGATGGAACTTATTGAGCGAAAGAATGCTAGCACACTAACTGAAAGGAA CCACAATGGAAATAACAACATATCCATCACAGACCCTGCTGATGATGACTTGCCAACTTACACAGCTCTCTCTAATGATGGCTACGATAATCATGCTGATCGGTTGGCAGATATTCATCTTGACATCTACAGCGATGACGAAGACTGCAATGCCACCAACATCATCACCACCATGAACAACAATACCAACAGTGATAATCAAGAAGTTTTGCCACTTCCAACCAGGATCAACAAGGATACTCTCATTAGTATCTTAAAGGAGAGGAACCTGGTTACTCTTGGTGATCATGGAGGATTCGAAGGAATTGCAGCTTCTCTTGCAACCAATTTGGAGAATGGAATTTCACCTGAAGCTGAAGATCTTCAACTTCGACAAGCTGAATATGGAACAAACACTTACTTGCTGGAGTCGGCCGATCCTTCTAAAAGCttcttccactttctttttagggcctgcaaagatttcacaattatcTTGCTGTTATGTTGTGCAGTAATATCTCTTGGGTCTGGTCTCAAGGAAGAAGGCCAAAAAAATGGATGGTACGACGTGACAACTCTATTAATCACCGTCTTCATATTAGTATCTGTAACTTCATTCAGAAACTACTTCAGTTTTCGAAAGTCACAGAAGCTAGTTAACAAGAGTAAACTTGAGATGACCAATGTACTAAGGCAGGGACTTCTGCAAGAAGTTTTTGTTTCTGAAGTGTTGGTCGGTGATTTGGTGCTCTTGAGGTCTGGAGATTGGGTTCCTGCTGACGGGTTATATTTGAATGGTGACAATTTGAAGGTGGACGATGGTATCTTGCATCACAAATTGACAATTAGTCATGTTCAGAACCCATTTTTATACTATGGTGCAAAGGTGATTCATGGGTCTGGTCAAATGCTTGTTATATCAGTAGGCATGAACACGACAATGGGAGAAATGATGAGCAAA TGCTTAATTCTTCTGGTGTTGCTCTTGCGTTACTTTCAAGGGAAAAAAGATGATGAAACTGGTTACCCGGATCAAATTAGCAAAAAAACTGCTGCTGACGAGTTGATGAAAGCTGTGGAGAGATTCGTTACAAGGCCACGAGGAATATTTGCTAGCCTGGCAAACGTGTTTGCAGTTTTGCTGGTGGGGTTGCATGAAGGGTTGCCATTAGTCGTCAGTCTATCACTCTCGTACTGGAATGATAGAACATCAAAAGATCATCAGGTTATAATTTGTGAATCATCTGGAGGTACCACCTTGGGTTCGATGACGAGTTTCGTAATCAATAAAGCTACATTGAACCAGATGAAGGTAGACGTATTCTGCATTGGTGAGGAAATTACTGGCGGAAATAATGTCCCTGTCATATCTCCTGAGGTTGTTGAGATGATTTGCGACGGGGTTGGTGCAGCAATTCTTGAGTCTGGTGCATTATCTGGTCCGATGGAGGATCCACTCCTAATTCCTTGGGCTGAGTTGAACTTAGGAGTTGATATGGAGCAATTGAAACAAAGTCGTAGTGTACTAATTAGTTCATCCTTTGGTTCTGACAGCAAAAAAAGAGGGTCATTGATGAGGAAGAATGAAGGTGCCAGAGAAACACTTCATCTGCATTGGAGAGGATCTGCAGAGACTATTCTGGAAATGTGCTCTGAATACTATAATATTGATGGGATAAAAAATGTCCTGGATGATGGAAAAAGAGATGGGTTTCGTCAATTTATTAAGGATATGGATAACAAAGGTCTCTTGTCCATTGCTTTCGCTTACAGCACAATAACTGAAGGCGCCGAGGATGATGGTGTTAACGAAAAGGTTATGATTACAGAATTGCGTGAAAATAACTTGATCTTGTTGTTACTTTTGGGTGTGAAGTACCCATGTTGTCCAGAGGCGAGAAAGACGGCTGTGGATGCTTTACGAAATGCTGGCGTTAGCATCAAACTTGTATCTGCAGAGAGCTTGGCAGTGGTGAAACCCATAGCTATTGAATATGGAATTTTTGTCCCTGAGAAGGACTTAAATGCTATTGTGCTCGAAGGTGAAGACTTCAGAAATTTCACCGCTGAGGAGAGGAGGGAAAAAGCAGATAGGATAACCGTGATGGGCAGTGCAAGTCCTTCAGACAAGCTACTCTTGGTACAGAGCTTACATCAAAAAGGTCAAGTGGTTGCATTTATGGGAACCAGAACGGTTGAACTTCCAGCTCTAAGAGAAGCAGATGTAGGTCTTTTCATGGGGACAAACAACTCTGCAATGACAAAAGAAAGTTGCGATATTAGTATTCCGAATGGCAATTTCGCTTCTATTGTTAAAGTCTTGTTGATTGGAAGATCTAATTACCAAAACATTCGCAAGTTCCTCCAGCTTGAGCTCACCACAAACATTTCAGGAATCCTTCTGACCTTTGTCACAACTGTCTTCCAAGGCGACACTCCAATAACACCACTCCAGTTGTTTCTGGTGAACTTAACGGTGGGAACTCTGGCTGCATTGGCTATGTTGACAGAGGCACCAACTCAGGAATTGCTGGAAATGCGACCAATAATTCAGACTCAACCTATTATAACCAAGTCTATGAGGAGGAATATATTTGTTCAAGTGTGTTATCAGGCCATTGTTTTACTAACCTTTCAACTCATCAAGGATGGCGACATCTTAGGAATGGATCGGAAAGTGAAAAAAGCCATGGTTTTCAATGGTTTTGTTCTATGCTTGGTTTTCAATCAGTTTAATGCAAGAGCACCCGAGAAGAAGAATGTGTTCAAGGGAATCACCGGAAGCCATTGGTTTCTAGTATCAGTTGGAGTTCCTATTATTTTGGAGGTGTTactaatggaatttgcagaaaaaTTTACTGGTTTTCCAAGGCTGAACAAGATGCAGTGGCTTGCTTGTATCTTATTTGCAATCATGTCCTGGCCCATTGACTATGCAGTGAAGTCTATATCAAGTTTCTTCGCTAATAGGTCTATTATAGGTGTTCCAAGTTGTCTCAGCTCCACCGGCCCTTTACAGTCTACTCCTTCGACATCTCTGTCTCAACTTCCAACTCCACTTATGAAGGTGTAA
- the LOC113302546 gene encoding nuclear pore complex protein NUP133-like, which yields MFSPPVKKNNFSSQKDRNLGHELPASPATPLPDNQNSSSPLGTSIPNRPNTGTPAPWVSRLSVLARIPQLKESKKGTDADPRKPVYVGEFPEEVRDAQSSYQQKSAQGDTGICGGMDKGTALSWIICGKRLFVWNYLSPAPLKKCIVLDFPPSVSDGGDKCSIATDGKTWMVSVVDWDSRSGTKDKVVQQCKSAGIVMLKKKTGTVIYWPDIYSKGGSSPVVSHASYDECETTITPGGGKTTPNRSRQYRGLESASLSATVSFNSLITSAIPVAGCFLCFALACCSSGEVWQFQCSPSGISQKKIPRSFHNSADQSIDNGQPLAGKGYPRSVIWRFRLLSATDSSKQFFLLTDHEIHCFNVNFTPELNVSMLWSHEIIGTDSDLGVKKDLAGQKQIWPVDMQVDEHGKEIMILIATFCKDRMSSSSYTQYSILTMQYKLGMDYSSGNIVPVQEKVLEKKCPIQVIIPKARVEDEDFLFSMRLRAGGKPSGSAIILSGDGTATVSNYWRNSTRLYQFDLPWDAGRVLDASVFPSTDGSEDGAWVVLTEQAGVWAIPEKAVILGGVEPPERSVSRKGSSNEGPAEEERKTLMFGSNVAARRTSSDARDAVDGQKMALSGIARRSVQDEESEALLGRLFHDFLLSGDVDSSLEKLRKSRSFEKDGETNVFARTSKSIIDTLAKHWTTTRGAEIVAMGVMSSQLLDKQQKHQRFLQFLALSKCHEELSSKQRYTLQTIMEHGEKLAGMIQLRELQNLLNQNSSDGTSSASKPPNEMAGSLWDLIQLVGERARRNTVLLMDRDNAEVFYSKVSDLEQVFYCLSDQLEYIISGDQPYIVQIRRACELSNACTTLIRSAMHYRNEHHTWYPSLESLTPWYCQLVVRNGLWSVADFMLQLLKEATDLSAKSDLYSHLEGLADVLLETYSGAITAKLERGEEHKGLLDEYWNRRDVLLDSLYQLIKGFAEARYQDFSEGVEEPMELILRELSSPLLSIARRHESYISLWNICCDLIDTVLLRSLMHESLGPRGGFSYYVFEQLYQSRQFGKLLRLGEEFQEELAIFLKQHKDLLWLHEMFLNQFSSASVTLHTLALFQEDDSASASENGLDVDIVRSEQSLADRKRLLHLSKISALAGRDSDFEMKTRRIEADLKILMLQEVIVRLLSDNEEKQDCDRLLPPGGLIELCLESQIPELSLLAFDVFAWTSSSFRKSSRSLLEECWKNAADQDDWGKLYQASVDEGWSDEMTLRVLRETVLFQAANKCYGPEAETYESGFEEVMPLQRDNELSTLKDNTGLTVEGILMQHKSFPEAGKLMLTAINLGKLGAEMVVAEDGPTPMD from the exons ATGTTTTCCCCTCCAGTCAAGAAAAACAATTTCAGTTCTCAAAAAGACCGAAATCTAGGTCATGAACTTCCAGCTTCACCCGCTACTCCACTTCCAGATAACCAAAACTCATCATCTCCTCTCGGAACTTCAATTCCAAACAGACCTAACACCGGAACTCCTGCACCGTGGGTTTCTCGATTATCTGTTCTTGCAAg AATTCCGCAACTAAAGGAAAGTAAGAAAGGGACTGATGCAGATCCAAGAAAGCCGGTATATGTTGGAGAGTTCCCTGAAGAAGTTCGTGATGCACAGTCCAGTTACCAGCAGAAGAGTGCTCAAG GTGATACCGGGATCTGCGGTGGAATGGACAAGGGGACAGCCCTATCTTGGATTATCTGTGGAAAACGGCTGTTTGTTTGGAATTATCTGTCTCCAGCACCCCTAAAAAAATGTATCGTACTTGATTTCCCTCCATCCGTTTCGGATGGAGGTGATAAATGCTCAATCGCCACTGATGGTAAAACATGGATGGTTTCTGTTGTTGATTGGGATAGCCGAAGTGGGACCAAAGACAAGGTGGTACAGCAGTGCAAGTCTGCAGGTATCGTAATGCTTAAAAAGAAAACAGGAACTGTCATATACTGGCCAGACATTTATTCTAAAGGTGGGTCCTCACCAGTTGTTAGTCATGCTAGCTATGATGAGTGTGAGACCACTATAACACCTGGTGGTGGAAAAACTACTCCAAACAGAAGTCGACAATATAGAGGACTTGAAAGTGCTTCATTGTCAGCAACAGTTTCTTTTAATTCGCTGATTACTTCTGCTATTCCTGTTGCCGggtgttttctttgttttgccCTAGCATGTTGTTCCAGTGGTGAAGTCTGGCAGTTCCAGTGCAGTCCCTCTGGCATATCTCAGAAAAAAATTCCTCGGAGCTTTCATAACTCAGCTGACCAAAGTATTGATAATGGCCAACCTCTAGCTGGCAAGGGGTATCCAAGGTCAGTTATCTGGCGTTTTAGGCTTCTTAGTGCAACAGACTCTAGTAAGCAGTTCTTTCTCTTGACAGATCATGAGATACATTGTTTTAATGTTAATTTTACTCCTGAGTTGAATGTTTCAATGCTTTGGTCCCATGAGATTATTGGCACGGATAGTGACTTAGGAGTTAAGAAGGATTTGGCAGGTCAGAAACAGATATGGCCTGTAGACATGCAGGTAGATgagcatggtaaagaaataatgATTCTTATTGCTACTTTTTGTAAGGATCGGATGAGCAGTTCTAGCTATACACAGTACTCTATTCTTACAATGCAGTATAAACTTGGAATGGATTATTCTTCTGGAAATATTGTGCCAGTACAGGAAAAGGTGTTAGAGAAAAAGTGTCCTATCCAAGTAATAATCCCAAAAGCAAGAGTAGAAGACGAAGATTTCTTGTTCTCCATGAGATTGCGTGCAGGGGGGAAGCCTTCTGGATCAGCAATCATACTTTCTGGTGATGGAACTGCAACAGTATCCAATTACTGGAGAAACTCGACACGACTATATCAATTTGATTTACCTTGGGATGCAGGAAGAGTTTTGGATGCTTCTGTTTTCCCATCTACAGACGGTAGTGAAGATGGTGCTTGGGTCGTTTTAACAGAACAAGCAGGAGTATGGGCAATACCTGAGAAGGCAGTTATACTCGGTGGGGTGGAGCCTCCTGAGCGAAGTGTGTCGCGCAAAGGGAGCTCAAATGAAGGTCCtgctgaagaagaaagaaaaaccctGATGTTTGGAAGCAATGTTGCTGCTAGGCGGACTAGCTCTGATGCAAGGGATGCTGTTGATGGACAGAAGATGGCTTTAAGTGGGATTGCTCGTCGAAGTGTTCAGGATGAAGAATCAGAAGCTTTACTTGGTCGCCTGTTTCATGATTTTCTCTTATCTGGTGATGTTGATAGCTCACTAGAAAAGCTTAGAAAATCCAGATCATTTGAAAAGGATGGCGAAACAAATGTTTTTGCTCGCACGAGCAAGTCCATTATTGACACTTTAGCTAAACATTGGACAACAACACGTGGAGCTGAGATTGTGGCTATGGGCGTCATGTCATCCCAACTATTGGATAAGCAACAAAAGCATCAAAGGTTTCTTCAGTTTCTTGCTCTATCGAAGTGCCACGAGGAGCTTTCTTCTAAACAGA GATATACATTGCAAACTATCATGGAGCATGGTGAGAAACTTGCTGGGATGATACAGTTGAGAGAACTGCAAAACTTGCTTAACCAGAATTCTTCTGACGGGACTAGTTCTGCTTCAAAACCACCTAATGAAATGGCAGGTTCACTTTGGGACCTGATTCAATTAGTTGGTGAGCGAGCCCGTCGGAATACTGTGCTTCTCATGGACAGAGATAATGCTGAAGTATTCTATAGCAAAGTTTCTGATCTGGAACAAGTATTTTACTGCTTATCGGATCAGCTGGAATACATAATCAGTGGAGATCAGCCATATATTGTTCAGATTCGACGTGCTTGTGAACTCTCTAATGCTTGCACAACATTGATTCGCTCTGCGATGCATTATAGAAATGAGCACCATACTTGGTACCCGTCTCTGGAAAGCTTAACACCTTGGTATTGTCAGCTTGTTGTCCGTAATGGGCTTTGGAGCGTTGCCGATTTCATGCTTCAACTGTTAAAGGAAGCAACCGATTTATCAGCAAAGTCGGATTTATATTCTCATCTCGAAGGGCTGGCCGATGTTTTACTTGAGACATATTCTGGTGCTATCACAGCAAAATTGGAACGAGGAGAAGAACACAAAGGTCTCTTGGATGAGTATTGGAATAGGAGGGATGTGCTTTTGGACTCACTATATCAACTAATCAAGGGTTTTGCAGAAGCCAGATACCAG GATTTCTCTGAAGGCGTGGAAGAGCCAATGGAGCTCATCCTTAGGGAGCTTTCATCACCTTTGCTGTCTATTGCCAGACGACACGAAAGTTATATTTCTTTGTGGAATATATGCTGCGACCTCATTGACACAGTGCTTTTGCGAAGTCTTATG CATGAGAGCTTGGGTCCCAGAGGCGGGTTTAGTTACTACGTCTTTGAGCAATTGTATCAGAGTCGCCAGTTTGGGAAGCTACTGCGACTTGGAGAAGAGTTCCAGGAAGAGCTTGCTATATTCCTGAAGCAGCATAAGGATCTGTTGTGGCTTCATGAGATGTTTCTAAACCAATTCTCTTCTGCATCAGTAACTCTTCATACATTGGCGCTTTTCCAGGAGGATGATTCTGCTTCAGCATCTGAAAATGGTTTAGATGTTGACATTGTCAGATCCGAGCAAAGTTTGGCTGATCGAAAGCGCTTATTACACTTGTCTAAAATTTCTGCATTAGCAG GGAGGGATTCTGATTTTGAAATGAAGACCAGGCGAATCGAGGCTGATTTAAAGATTCTAATGTTGCAG GAAGTAATCGTGAGACTGCTTTCTGATAACGAAGAGAAACAAGATTGTGATAGGCTTCTCCCACCTGGAGGTCTGATCGAACTCTGCCTTGAGAGCCAAATCCCAGAACTATCATTGCTGGCATTTGACGTATTTGCATGGACCAGCTCCTCCTTTCGGAAATCCAGCAGAAGCCTTTTGGAAGAATGCTGGAAGAACGCTGCAGATCAGGACGATTGGGGAAAACTCTATCAAGCATCTGTGGATGAAGGATGGAGTGATGAAATGACCTTACGAGTGTTGAGAGAAACTGTTCTCTTCCAGGCAGCAAACAAGTGTTATGGGCCTGAAGCTGAGACTTATGAAAGTGGGTTTGAAGAAGTGATGCCATTACAACGTGATAATGAGCTGTCTACCCTGAAGGATAACACAGGTTTGACTGTTGAAGGGATTTTGATGCAGCACAAGAGCTTTCCTGAAGCAGGTAAGCTGATGCTGACTGCTATCAATTTGGGTAAGCTTGGAGCTGAGATGGTAGTTGCAGAAGATGGTCCTACTCCTATGGATTGA